Part of the Mastacembelus armatus chromosome 6, fMasArm1.2, whole genome shotgun sequence genome, AACAAAGTGCTGTTATaaacaggagctgcagcaggaccCAGGTGTGAACACCTGCAGGCTGCAAACATGGCCCTGTTGAAGTTCAGTCTCCTGATCCTCCTCCTTGGCTCCGACTGCTCCTGGGCTGAAGAGCAGGTGAGGATACCTGTGATCTTCTGGGTTCAAACATTAGACATGATCAACTCAGTGTTAAATTTGCGCTTCACGTTTAGTGTCTGGAGTTCCTCCTGGTGTTGTTCTGTGCTTTGTTTAGTTTCTTCTTTGGACATGCATTTATATTTGAGTCCACGTcccaaagacacaaaacaaatgacGTTAAATTAGACTTGGTGATGGCTCCGTCCCTGTCGTGTCTTTATTGTAGTatcatgtgttttctgtttgctgctgatgaCGCTGCcttgtctgtttatttgttggTGTTAATTAGCTCTATTGAAGTGCAGTGATGTTGGAATATTTACCAGCCTCTGCTTTATATCACCCCAGTATATTGTATGTTCCTGTGAGGAAATGCTTAGTTTACAGGACTGACAGCAGACGGATCGAGCTTTTACTGTGGGTTTGTACTGACGGACTCTTCTGATCTAggatctgtctgtctctgagcgCCTGTGGAGAGCCAACAAGGATGTCGGTAAGACGTTTCACACTCACATAAGCTCTGTTGTGTTTATTGCCTGTGGTGTTGTCCATCATGACCCCGGACACATCTGCCCTGGAGCTTCAGTTTCACACTACAGCAAACGGGGATGTTTCAGACTCTAATCAGGCTTTTGGTCTGGATCCCGTCTGTCACACAACAACAGTATCAGTCCGGGGAGAGGCCTGTGGGAGTCCTGTCTCTGGAGCAGGGAGCTCGTCTGTGTTAAATGATCCTGAGTAGTGTTGGCTGCTTTAGAGGTGATCATTCTCCATGAGCTTCCTTCTGGCGCCACCCTCAGGTCAAATGTCAGATTGTGAGATTTGACCAGTACGTTCATGTTCCCAGAGGAATAAACTTTAGAGAACAGTCAAATCCAAAGAGGCTTCAAACGGTGTAAAAATAAACTCTAACACAAACGACTTCTGTTAGATTAAATGGTTTTTCCTCCTCAAAGTTCCCAGTGATGCACAGACATGATGTATTTCTTGCTGACTGACATTTGAATGCTCTGCTGCCACAGTGCGCACAGAGGACGAGCCCTTCGTCATGGATGACATCGCCTACGTCAACAAAAACGACAGGAACGCTGATCAGTGCACGTCACGCGGCTGCATGTGGGGCAAAGCCAGTGACGGAAAGGTCTACGTGCCGTACGTCATCGCCTCTCATTTCTGTGAGTGTTTCAGCTTTATGTCAGAACAGGTGGTCAAATCATTTAATGCAACGTAATGAGCTGAAtgagaaacacaacaacaacaacaaccatcTAACCACCTTGTGCTTCACATCTTTCAGTCATTGTTTTAGGTTCCAGGTGCTTTTTTAAAGAATCGTTTAAAAACTAGTTTAGAGGAGGAATATAATTATATGTTATAATGATTTAAATGTTCAGAGATTCATTTTATTAGCTGATcatttttcacagcagtttCCTCATTGATCAAACTTCATCAGCATCATTTGTTGGTTTTACCCTGATTTTAACATTTGTGACAATCAAATCAAGTTTCCTCTGTGACTCTTGAAGCCTCAGTAGAACCTGTTCTCTAACCAggttcctgctgctgttccaaacattaaagctgcacaTGCTGATTAacacgtatgtgtgtgtgtgtgtgtgtgtgtgtgtgtgtgctgctgttcgcgactgtgcttgtgtgttttctcagcttctcgTGAGCGCTCCATCATCGAGCGCGGCCTGCTGTCCTTCCACGACGTCTCCTGCATTCGCTTCATCCAGAGAACCAACCAGAGAGACTACCTGAGCATCCAGTCCAACAACGGGTGAcaacctgtgtctgtgtgtgtgtgtgtgtgtgtgtgtgtctgtgtgtgtgtgtgtgtgtgtgtgtgtgtgtgtgtgtgtgtgtgtgtgttataaatcACAGGAAGTGAATATAATGTCAAAGTAGAAAGGTCGATGTGCAGTACTTTAAAAAATGTCCCACTATATTCAGATATATTT contains:
- the LOC113133590 gene encoding high choriolytic enzyme 1-like, which gives rise to MALLKFSLLILLLGSDCSWAEEQDLSVSERLWRANKDVVRTEDEPFVMDDIAYVNKNDRNADQCTSRGCMWGKASDGKVYVPYVIASHFSSRERSIIERGLLSFHDVSCIRFIQRTNQRDYLSIQSNNGCYSYVGRIGNAQTVSLDRQGCLYHNTVQHELLHALGFNHEQCRSDRDQHIRVLWENIEPGWEYAFDKLNTLNLNTPYDYDSVMQYHKYAFSGNNKPTMMPIPDPNVQFGTSTQMSQNDISRLNRLYQC